In Vigna unguiculata cultivar IT97K-499-35 chromosome 3, ASM411807v1, whole genome shotgun sequence, a single genomic region encodes these proteins:
- the LOC114177786 gene encoding uncharacterized protein LOC114177786 isoform X3: MGSSGGCGVTILLLFCLWGVFFSLSSAARLSVSRQKLESPDGDTINCVPVSKQPAFDHPFLKDHKIQTRPSFHPEGLFDENKVSENPKAKVHIPISQAWHANGRCPEDTIPIRRTKEEDVLRASSVRRYGRKKHIAIPKPRSAEPDLINQSGHQHAIAYVEGDKYYGAKATINVWEPKIQQPNEFSLSQLWILGGSFGQDLNSIEVGWQVSPDLYGDNNTRLFTYWTSDAYQATGCYNLLCSGFIQVNSEIAMGATITPVSGYRNSQYDISILIWKDPKEGHWWMQFGNDYVLGYWPSFLFSYLADSASMIEWGGEVVNSEPDGQHTSTQMGSGHFPEEGFGKASYFRNIQVVDSSNNLKAPKGLGTFTEQSNCYDVQTCSNGDWGHYFYYGGPGKNPNC, encoded by the exons ATGGGTTctagtggtggttgtggtgtcACTATTCTCCTTCTTTTCTGTTTGTGGGGTGTTTTTTTCTCCCTATCTTCTGCTGCTAGACTCAGTGTTTCAAGGCAGAAGCTTGAG AGTCCAGATGGGGATACGATAAACTGTGTGCCTGTTTCGAAGCAGCCAGCATTTGATCATCCATTCCTCAAAGATCACAAGATTCAG ACAAGACCTTCTTTCCACCCTGAAGGGCTTTTTGATGAGAACAAGGTATCTGAAAATCCCAAAGCAAAAGTTCATATCCCCATTAGTCAGGCGTGGCATGCGAATGGTAGATGCCCTGAGGACACAATACCCATCAGAAGAACAAAAGAGGAGGATGTTCTGAGAGCAAGTTCAGTGAGAAGGTATGGTAGGAAGAAGCACATAGCAATTCCTAAGCCTAGGTCTGCAGAGCCTGATCTAATTAACCAGAGTGGTCATCAG CATGCAATAGCATATGTTGAAGGAGACAAGTATTATGGAGCCAAAGCCACTATAAATGTGTGGGaacccaagatacaacaacctaATGAGTTCAGTTTGTCTCAGCTGTGGATATTAGGAGGCTCATTTGGTCAAGATCTCAATAGCATCGAAGTTGGTTGGCAG GTTAGCCCAGATTTATATGGTGACAACAACACACGGTTATTCACCTACTGGACT AGTGATGCATATCAAGCAACTGGCTGCTACAATCTTCTCTGCTCGGGGTTTATTCAAGTGAATAGTGAAATAGCAATGGGTGCAACTATTACCCCAGTTTCTGGATACCGAAACTCTCAGTATGATATCAGTATACTTATCTGGAAG GATCCAAAAGAGGGACACTGGTGGATGCAATTTGGGAATGACTATGTGTTGGGGTATTGGCCTTCTTTCCTCTTCTCATATTTGGCTGACAGTGCTTCCATGATAGAGTGGGGAGGTGAAGTTGTTAATTCTGAGCCTGATGGTCAACACACTTCAACTCAAATGGGAAGTGGCCATTTTCCTGAAGAGGGGTTTGGCAAAGCAAGTTACTTCAGAAATATTCAAGTGGTTGATAGCTCCAACAATCTCAAGGCACCCAAAGGCCTTGGCACCTTCACTGAGCAATCAAACTGCTATGATGTTCAAACATGCAGTAATGGGGATTGGGGTCACTACTTTTACTATGGTGGCCCTGGTAAAAACCCTAATTGTTAA
- the LOC114177786 gene encoding uncharacterized protein LOC114177786 isoform X1 — protein sequence MGSSGGCGVTILLLFCLWGVFFSLSSAARLSVSRQKLEVAKHLNRLNKSPVKTIQSPDGDTINCVPVSKQPAFDHPFLKDHKIQTRPSFHPEGLFDENKVSENPKAKVHIPISQAWHANGRCPEDTIPIRRTKEEDVLRASSVRRYGRKKHIAIPKPRSAEPDLINQSGHQHAIAYVEGDKYYGAKATINVWEPKIQQPNEFSLSQLWILGGSFGQDLNSIEVGWQVSPDLYGDNNTRLFTYWTSDAYQATGCYNLLCSGFIQVNSEIAMGATITPVSGYRNSQYDISILIWKDPKEGHWWMQFGNDYVLGYWPSFLFSYLADSASMIEWGGEVVNSEPDGQHTSTQMGSGHFPEEGFGKASYFRNIQVVDSSNNLKAPKGLGTFTEQSNCYDVQTCSNGDWGHYFYYGGPGKNPNC from the exons ATGGGTTctagtggtggttgtggtgtcACTATTCTCCTTCTTTTCTGTTTGTGGGGTGTTTTTTTCTCCCTATCTTCTGCTGCTAGACTCAGTGTTTCAAGGCAGAAGCTTGAGGTTGCTAAGCACTTGAATCGCTTGAACAAGTCTCCTGTTAAGACCATTCaa AGTCCAGATGGGGATACGATAAACTGTGTGCCTGTTTCGAAGCAGCCAGCATTTGATCATCCATTCCTCAAAGATCACAAGATTCAG ACAAGACCTTCTTTCCACCCTGAAGGGCTTTTTGATGAGAACAAGGTATCTGAAAATCCCAAAGCAAAAGTTCATATCCCCATTAGTCAGGCGTGGCATGCGAATGGTAGATGCCCTGAGGACACAATACCCATCAGAAGAACAAAAGAGGAGGATGTTCTGAGAGCAAGTTCAGTGAGAAGGTATGGTAGGAAGAAGCACATAGCAATTCCTAAGCCTAGGTCTGCAGAGCCTGATCTAATTAACCAGAGTGGTCATCAG CATGCAATAGCATATGTTGAAGGAGACAAGTATTATGGAGCCAAAGCCACTATAAATGTGTGGGaacccaagatacaacaacctaATGAGTTCAGTTTGTCTCAGCTGTGGATATTAGGAGGCTCATTTGGTCAAGATCTCAATAGCATCGAAGTTGGTTGGCAG GTTAGCCCAGATTTATATGGTGACAACAACACACGGTTATTCACCTACTGGACT AGTGATGCATATCAAGCAACTGGCTGCTACAATCTTCTCTGCTCGGGGTTTATTCAAGTGAATAGTGAAATAGCAATGGGTGCAACTATTACCCCAGTTTCTGGATACCGAAACTCTCAGTATGATATCAGTATACTTATCTGGAAG GATCCAAAAGAGGGACACTGGTGGATGCAATTTGGGAATGACTATGTGTTGGGGTATTGGCCTTCTTTCCTCTTCTCATATTTGGCTGACAGTGCTTCCATGATAGAGTGGGGAGGTGAAGTTGTTAATTCTGAGCCTGATGGTCAACACACTTCAACTCAAATGGGAAGTGGCCATTTTCCTGAAGAGGGGTTTGGCAAAGCAAGTTACTTCAGAAATATTCAAGTGGTTGATAGCTCCAACAATCTCAAGGCACCCAAAGGCCTTGGCACCTTCACTGAGCAATCAAACTGCTATGATGTTCAAACATGCAGTAATGGGGATTGGGGTCACTACTTTTACTATGGTGGCCCTGGTAAAAACCCTAATTGTTAA
- the LOC114177786 gene encoding uncharacterized protein LOC114177786 isoform X2, with amino-acid sequence MGSSGGCGVTILLLFCLWGVFFSLSSAARLSVSRQKLEVAKHLNRLNKSPSPDGDTINCVPVSKQPAFDHPFLKDHKIQTRPSFHPEGLFDENKVSENPKAKVHIPISQAWHANGRCPEDTIPIRRTKEEDVLRASSVRRYGRKKHIAIPKPRSAEPDLINQSGHQHAIAYVEGDKYYGAKATINVWEPKIQQPNEFSLSQLWILGGSFGQDLNSIEVGWQVSPDLYGDNNTRLFTYWTSDAYQATGCYNLLCSGFIQVNSEIAMGATITPVSGYRNSQYDISILIWKDPKEGHWWMQFGNDYVLGYWPSFLFSYLADSASMIEWGGEVVNSEPDGQHTSTQMGSGHFPEEGFGKASYFRNIQVVDSSNNLKAPKGLGTFTEQSNCYDVQTCSNGDWGHYFYYGGPGKNPNC; translated from the exons ATGGGTTctagtggtggttgtggtgtcACTATTCTCCTTCTTTTCTGTTTGTGGGGTGTTTTTTTCTCCCTATCTTCTGCTGCTAGACTCAGTGTTTCAAGGCAGAAGCTTGAGGTTGCTAAGCACTTGAATCGCTTGAACAAGTCTCCT AGTCCAGATGGGGATACGATAAACTGTGTGCCTGTTTCGAAGCAGCCAGCATTTGATCATCCATTCCTCAAAGATCACAAGATTCAG ACAAGACCTTCTTTCCACCCTGAAGGGCTTTTTGATGAGAACAAGGTATCTGAAAATCCCAAAGCAAAAGTTCATATCCCCATTAGTCAGGCGTGGCATGCGAATGGTAGATGCCCTGAGGACACAATACCCATCAGAAGAACAAAAGAGGAGGATGTTCTGAGAGCAAGTTCAGTGAGAAGGTATGGTAGGAAGAAGCACATAGCAATTCCTAAGCCTAGGTCTGCAGAGCCTGATCTAATTAACCAGAGTGGTCATCAG CATGCAATAGCATATGTTGAAGGAGACAAGTATTATGGAGCCAAAGCCACTATAAATGTGTGGGaacccaagatacaacaacctaATGAGTTCAGTTTGTCTCAGCTGTGGATATTAGGAGGCTCATTTGGTCAAGATCTCAATAGCATCGAAGTTGGTTGGCAG GTTAGCCCAGATTTATATGGTGACAACAACACACGGTTATTCACCTACTGGACT AGTGATGCATATCAAGCAACTGGCTGCTACAATCTTCTCTGCTCGGGGTTTATTCAAGTGAATAGTGAAATAGCAATGGGTGCAACTATTACCCCAGTTTCTGGATACCGAAACTCTCAGTATGATATCAGTATACTTATCTGGAAG GATCCAAAAGAGGGACACTGGTGGATGCAATTTGGGAATGACTATGTGTTGGGGTATTGGCCTTCTTTCCTCTTCTCATATTTGGCTGACAGTGCTTCCATGATAGAGTGGGGAGGTGAAGTTGTTAATTCTGAGCCTGATGGTCAACACACTTCAACTCAAATGGGAAGTGGCCATTTTCCTGAAGAGGGGTTTGGCAAAGCAAGTTACTTCAGAAATATTCAAGTGGTTGATAGCTCCAACAATCTCAAGGCACCCAAAGGCCTTGGCACCTTCACTGAGCAATCAAACTGCTATGATGTTCAAACATGCAGTAATGGGGATTGGGGTCACTACTTTTACTATGGTGGCCCTGGTAAAAACCCTAATTGTTAA
- the LOC114175867 gene encoding uncharacterized protein LOC114175867: MASGSVISFSGSPSITSEKLDGQNYLSWSAAVEMWFLGQGHHDHLEKDGSHVPREKAEQWKQADFQLCALLWQSVEPRLLMSLRAFKTCHSFWKRTQNIYANDIQRLYDSADKLASLKMTNHDMISFMNEAQSAVEDLRMFLEVDASDEMKKKLDKYYMVMILRAIHPDFNHIRDQLLTSHEVPSMDTLIQRMIRVPKVPTLEIQESHARVDSSVMAATRGRGGRGPRGGGRGGRGRLQCTYCKRMGHTQENCYSLHGFPAKTANVSQAETTDSKFTEDEYQEYLRLKSNSLAQSSQAPSTSTVCISQSMEGHNSWVIDSGASDHISGAWLGETDWRRI; encoded by the exons ATGGCCTCTGGAAGTGTTATTTCATTCTCTGGAAGTCCTTCCATTACTTCCGAGAAGCTAGATGGACAAAATTACCTCTCTTGGTCCGCTGCTGTCGAGATGTGGTTCCTTGGTCAAGGACATCATGACCACCTTGAGAAAGACGGAAGCCATGTGCCTCGAGAAAAAGCCGAACAGTGGAAGCAAGCAGATTTTCAATTGTGTGCCTTGTTGTGGCAATCCGTGGAGCCGAGACTATTAATGTCTCTTAGGGcattcaaaacatgtcactcGTTTTGGAAGAGGACTCAGAATATCTATGCCAACGATATCCAACGCCTATATGATTCGGCGGACAAGTTGGCATCTCTGAAAATGACCAATCATGACATGATCTCCTTCATGAATGAAGCACAATCAGCCGTGGAAGACCTGCGGATGTTTCTCGAAGTCGACGCTTCAgatgaaatgaagaagaagCTGGACAAATACTATATGGTGATGATTCTTCGCGCCATTCATCCAGACTTCAATCACATTAGAGATCAACTGTTGACCTCTCATGAGGTCCCTTCCATGGACACCCTGATCCAGCGTATGATTCGTGTCCCGAAAGTCCCAACACTTGAAATTCAAGAATCTCATGCTCGAGTAGATTCATCTGTTATGGCCGCTACTCGAGGAAGAGGAGGACGTGGACCTAGAGGAGGTGGACGTGGAGGCCGTGGACGTCTTCAATGCACGTATTGCAAGAGGATGGGTCACACTCAAGAAAACTGTTACTCCTTACATGGATTTCCTGCCAAAACAGCCAATGTCTCCCAGGCAGAGACTACTGACTCCAAGTTCACTGAGGACGAGTATCAAGAGTACCTACGCCTCAAATCCAACAGCTTGGCACAGTCATCTCAAGCTCCAAGTACATCAACTGTTTGCATCTCCCAATCCATGGAAGGTCACAATTCATGGGTAATTGACTCTGGTGCTTCTGATCACATTTCTG GAGCGTGGCTCGGGGAGACGGATTGGAGAAGGATATGA